One Perca flavescens isolate YP-PL-M2 chromosome 9, PFLA_1.0, whole genome shotgun sequence genomic window carries:
- the LOC114561140 gene encoding phosphatidylinositol 3-kinase regulatory subunit alpha-like isoform X2: MTSDSFQYRVLFEYKRERGDDISLQPGDLLTVSKASLMAVPGLDYQDGDERSPKGWLHGTNERTKEKGDFPGTFVEYVGVVRVGPPAVKSWPRPVPPTPGGPQSDVGAQPPGAAAASAHTERSCLQPLPPLMKLRAMCMIAQSSYRYVSSSMPVLPWD, translated from the exons ATGACATCTGACAGTTTCCAGTACCGGGTGCTCTTTGAGTACAAGCGTGAGCGCGGCGATGACATCAGCCTCCAGCCGGGCGACCTGCTCACTGTCTCCAAAGCCTCGCTGATGGCGGTGCCGGGGCTGGACTACCAGGACGGGGATGAGCGGAGCCCCAAAGGCTGGCTGCACGGCACCAACGAGAGGACCAAGGAGAAGGGAGACTTTCCGGGGACTTTTGTGGAGTACGTTGGGGTGGTGAGGGTCGGCCCTCCCGCGGTGAAATCCTGGCCCAGGCCTGTACCGCCGACCCCTGGGGGGCCACAGAGCGACGTGGGGGCTCAGCCGCCTGGAGCAGCTGCTGCTTCAG cgcacacagagaggagctgcctccagcccctccctcccctcatgAAGTTGCGTGCCATGTGCATGATAGCTCAGAGCAGCTATCGCTACGTTAGCAGTAGCATGCCGGtgttgccgtgggattaa